One segment of Castanea sativa cultivar Marrone di Chiusa Pesio chromosome 3, ASM4071231v1 DNA contains the following:
- the LOC142629214 gene encoding N6-mAMP deaminase-like encodes MIGVSSIRQLSYMEAIMEGLRAVITVDVAFAPHNVDAGSLRESLLINDACDGKKKKIYVLLLLSIDRRESTAAAMETVKLALEMRDLRVLGIDLSGNPVVGEWMTYLPALEFAREHGLYITLHFGEVPNPKEIQAMLDFIPQTVGHACYFEEDDWKKLKHYNIPLLCLFTFLQVEICLTSNIVTASVSSLDVHHFADLCDTKHPTVLCTDDAGVFSTSLSNEYKVAASAFGLGKRDMFQLAKNAIEFTFADDGVKQDLRKIFDLATKKLDL; translated from the exons ATGATTGGAGTTTCTTCTATA AGACAGCTATCTTATATGGAAGCAATAATGGAAGGTCTAAGAGCTGTCATTACAGTTGATGTTGCTTTTGCACCTCATAATGTGGATGCTGGAAGTCTTAGGGAATCACTACTCATAAATGATGCGTGtgacggaaaaaaaaaaaagatatatgttCTGCTTCTTTTGAGTATTGACCGTCGGGAGTCCACTGCAGCTGCGATGGAAACT GTTAAGCTTGCACTGGAAATGAGAGATCTACGAGTACTTGGTATTGACCTTTCTGGAAATCCTGTTGTGGGTGAATG GATGACATATTTGCCAGCATTAGAGTTTGCTAGAGAACATGGTCTTTATATAACTCTTCACTTTGGAGAG GTTCCTAATCCGAAAGAGATACAAGCAATGTTAGACTTTATTCCCCAGACGGTTGGCCATGCTTGTTACTTTGAAGAGGATGAttggaaaaaattgaaacattACAATATCCCG CTTCTATGTTTATTCACATTTTTGCAGGTTGAAATTTGCCTGACTTCCAACATTGTGACTGCATCAGTTTCCTCGCTAGATGTTCACCATTTT GCTGATCTGTGTGATACAAAACATCCGACAGTCCTCTGCACCGATGATGCTGGCGTGTTCTCCACCAGTCTTTCCAATGAGTACAAAGTTGCTGCTTCTGCATTTG GTCTTGGAAAGAGGGATATGTTTCAGCTGGCAAAAAAtgcaattgaatttacatttgCAGATGATGGAGTTAAGCAGGATCTGAGAAAGATTTTCGATTTGGCCACTAAAAAGCTAGATTTATAA